One Planctomycetaceae bacterium genomic window carries:
- a CDS encoding phage integrase N-terminal SAM-like domain-containing protein, whose amino-acid sequence MSHDHETPAHNDERSNDERNRSRRGSNRERSRPPTLRERMLQDLQLRGMAERTQQGYLREVRKLAAYYNMPPDQVSELSIAAHRNVSAWRLGRSRERDEFVEAGVCWRIHAEPGEQCREPAFPVRSHRLTSSITLLR is encoded by the coding sequence ATGTCGCACGATCACGAGACACCCGCTCACAACGACGAACGCAGCAACGACGAACGCAACCGCAGCCGCCGCGGCAGCAACCGCGAACGCAGCCGGCCGCCGACACTGCGCGAGCGGATGTTGCAGGATCTGCAGTTGCGGGGGATGGCGGAACGAACTCAGCAGGGTTACCTGCGTGAAGTTCGCAAGCTGGCGGCGTACTACAACATGCCGCCCGATCAGGTTTCCGAGCTGTCCATTGCAGCGCACCGGAACGTTTCAGCGTGGCGGCTGGGAAGATCTCGGGAGCGGGACGAGTTTGTCGAGGCGGGAGTCTGTTGGCGGATCCACGCCGAACCCGGCGAGCAATGCCGAGAACCGGCTTTCCCCGTTCGCAGCCATCGGCTGACATCTTCGATCACGCTGCTCAGATGA
- a CDS encoding SMI1/KNR4 family protein, whose amino-acid sequence MDISQIEQSLGYELPASYRDFLIRLVPLIEQIPDPYDDGHLLYSDPHDVIHANKNTPASQLELPDDPKFIEKIILVADNEGGDWWFIFRNGHPQGIWMYDHETQQTTLQYSSFEDYYEKEKAGAEAESEW is encoded by the coding sequence ATGGATATTTCACAAATTGAACAGTCGCTTGGCTATGAGTTGCCAGCATCCTACCGGGACTTCTTGATACGGCTTGTGCCGCTCATAGAACAGATTCCTGATCCGTACGACGATGGCCACCTGCTGTACAGCGACCCGCACGATGTGATTCACGCGAACAAGAACACTCCGGCATCGCAATTGGAATTGCCGGACGATCCGAAGTTTATTGAAAAGATCATTCTTGTTGCTGACAACGAAGGCGGCGATTGGTGGTTCATATTTCGCAATGGTCATCCACAAGGGATTTGGATGTATGATCATGAGACACAACAAACCACGCTGCAGTATTCCTCATTTGAGGATTACTATGAGAAAGAAAAAGCGGGAGCAGAAGCTGAGAGCGAGTGGTGA
- a CDS encoding FG-GAP-like repeat-containing protein: MNLTSVVEFLRNVGNSRRSRRRHRASATAAPSELLEYRTLLAADFGDAPEPFAVILAEQGARHEAIGPMLGASRDTEADGMHSNAADADGSDDGVTFSELHVGQYDASVTVNVQNAAGGAKLDAWIDFNRDGQWNAAVEQVFDSVSVVEGDNVLSFDVPSGAVGGQLVARFRLSTAGNLQPGGSAPDGEVEDYSINVAGLAAGSRHFGGVNILRGGSSITALQSADMDGDGDTDLVTSSSLDDLVLWHENLDGERFASHVISDNVMSASDVFIVDLDADGDFDVISTASGNGRLAWHENDGQQQFTTHVITVTSVLPSTVMALDFDADGDLDLLTDAGSGGRPAWFENDGMQSFTAHEISGASGIESPLFGGDVDGDMDSDVLAISYNSNFVTLFQNNGNQQFSRRTIIVAASNIVGATASDLDSDGDIDVVVVTDSGSVLTWYENDGQATFTPRTISTGLDLVGLLRAVDFDGDGDMDIIATSNGSQGITLLVNDGSLNFLTVPVTTAHTGMSHALAADIDGDGLMDLVGASTQLRPRLTNESFAWYRNLGGQQFSALRHVQRPPATADLASADVDSDGDTDVIVALSGENTVVWYENDGGQFVGTHNVSERAGNVSRVFAIDIDADGDIDVLTAAGADNQLALHINDGQQVFSELIVSTAIRTPVDVIATDVDGDGDLDIVAAGTEPRLVWFENDGSLTFTSHTIIAGLPSDTDFFVRQSISAMDLDGDGDEDLLRTAGEFNTIEWLENDGSGNFTSRMIDNAASRAASAVAADFDGDGDMDIAGGSAKYGTALVWYENDGAQQFTERLIETIDYRNSTTVGSIEAADIDGDGDLDLVNNGFGNLPPWLFRNNGAGSFSVEFIDEIRGAAVVDLADLNGDGFPELLTESEFFLPHLRWYPNVPAAFDYGDALAAYGVTASADGPRHAIDSAAAVLGSGVDAEPDGQPDSNSLGDDADGADDGVVFPVGIVPGQRNLFEVTASDAGYLHAWIDLNHNLIFEPSEMIFDNRQVAPGTNSLTVTVSAATALAGETTARFRLTSRFIRRTPEFRDARPTGFFSDGEVEDYSVTLLPGVPGVAPQVNRGFEIARLPIRVA; the protein is encoded by the coding sequence ATGAACCTGACTTCAGTTGTTGAGTTTCTGCGTAACGTTGGGAACAGTCGTCGTTCACGTCGGCGGCACAGAGCATCGGCGACGGCGGCTCCTTCAGAGTTGCTGGAATATCGCACCCTGCTGGCCGCCGATTTCGGAGACGCTCCGGAACCGTTTGCGGTGATTCTGGCGGAACAGGGTGCTCGACACGAAGCGATCGGGCCGATGCTCGGTGCTTCTCGCGACACAGAAGCCGATGGCATGCATTCGAATGCAGCCGATGCTGACGGCAGCGACGATGGTGTGACGTTCAGTGAGCTGCATGTCGGGCAATACGACGCGAGCGTGACCGTCAACGTGCAGAACGCTGCTGGCGGCGCGAAGCTGGACGCGTGGATCGACTTCAACCGCGACGGTCAATGGAACGCGGCTGTGGAACAGGTATTCGACAGTGTTTCTGTTGTCGAAGGAGACAATGTGCTGTCGTTCGATGTTCCGTCCGGGGCAGTCGGTGGTCAACTGGTCGCCCGCTTCCGACTCAGTACGGCTGGCAATCTGCAGCCCGGCGGCTCTGCTCCGGACGGTGAGGTCGAAGACTACAGCATCAACGTGGCGGGACTGGCCGCAGGGAGCCGGCACTTTGGAGGTGTCAACATCCTGCGCGGCGGGTCGAGCATCACCGCGCTGCAGTCGGCGGACATGGACGGTGACGGCGATACGGATCTGGTCACCAGCTCGAGTCTCGATGACCTGGTGCTGTGGCATGAGAATCTGGATGGCGAACGGTTTGCGTCGCACGTCATCAGCGACAACGTGATGAGTGCCTCCGACGTGTTTATCGTCGATCTGGATGCGGATGGTGACTTCGATGTGATCAGCACGGCATCAGGTAACGGACGCCTGGCGTGGCATGAGAACGATGGCCAGCAACAGTTCACGACGCATGTCATCACAGTCACCAGTGTTCTGCCGAGCACTGTCATGGCGCTGGACTTTGATGCAGACGGCGACCTGGATCTCCTGACCGATGCCGGTTCCGGTGGCCGACCAGCGTGGTTTGAAAACGACGGCATGCAGTCGTTTACCGCGCACGAAATCTCCGGTGCGAGCGGCATCGAGTCTCCTCTGTTCGGAGGCGACGTGGATGGCGATATGGACAGCGATGTTCTGGCCATTTCCTACAACAGCAATTTCGTCACGCTGTTTCAGAACAATGGCAATCAGCAGTTTTCGCGGCGAACCATCATTGTCGCGGCATCGAACATTGTCGGTGCGACAGCGTCTGACCTTGATTCTGACGGTGACATCGATGTGGTTGTTGTCACTGACAGCGGCAGTGTTCTGACGTGGTATGAGAACGACGGCCAGGCAACATTCACACCGCGCACAATCAGCACCGGTCTTGATCTCGTGGGTTTGCTTCGCGCGGTGGATTTTGACGGTGACGGGGATATGGACATCATCGCGACCTCAAACGGCAGCCAGGGGATCACGCTGCTGGTCAATGACGGCAGCCTGAATTTCTTAACCGTTCCGGTGACAACTGCCCACACCGGAATGTCGCACGCGCTGGCGGCTGACATCGACGGAGACGGCCTGATGGATCTTGTCGGTGCCTCGACACAACTAAGACCTCGGTTGACGAACGAAAGCTTTGCCTGGTATCGCAATCTGGGGGGACAGCAGTTTTCCGCACTGCGGCACGTGCAGCGACCGCCTGCGACGGCCGATCTTGCGAGTGCGGACGTCGATTCCGACGGGGACACGGATGTCATCGTCGCGCTGTCCGGTGAAAACACCGTCGTATGGTACGAAAATGACGGCGGGCAGTTCGTCGGCACGCACAACGTCAGTGAACGTGCTGGAAATGTCAGCCGCGTTTTTGCCATCGACATCGACGCTGATGGTGACATCGATGTGCTGACCGCGGCCGGAGCCGACAATCAGCTTGCTCTGCATATCAACGATGGACAGCAGGTGTTCTCTGAGTTGATCGTCAGCACGGCGATTCGAACTCCCGTCGACGTCATCGCGACCGACGTGGATGGCGATGGCGATTTGGATATCGTCGCGGCCGGAACGGAACCGCGTCTGGTTTGGTTCGAAAACGACGGGTCATTGACGTTTACGAGTCACACGATCATCGCCGGGCTGCCGAGCGACACCGACTTCTTCGTCCGGCAGAGCATCTCGGCAATGGATCTCGATGGAGATGGTGACGAGGATCTGCTGCGGACGGCCGGTGAATTCAACACGATCGAATGGCTGGAGAACGACGGATCCGGCAACTTCACAAGCAGAATGATCGACAACGCTGCAAGTCGCGCGGCAAGTGCGGTGGCCGCCGATTTCGACGGCGATGGCGACATGGACATTGCCGGCGGGTCGGCGAAGTACGGTACCGCGCTGGTCTGGTATGAGAACGACGGGGCACAGCAATTCACCGAGCGTCTGATTGAAACGATCGACTACCGTAATTCCACGACTGTCGGGTCCATCGAGGCTGCAGACATAGACGGTGACGGTGATCTGGACCTGGTCAACAATGGCTTTGGAAACCTGCCTCCCTGGTTGTTTCGAAATAACGGAGCCGGAAGCTTTTCTGTCGAGTTCATCGATGAGATCCGAGGCGCGGCGGTCGTGGATCTGGCGGATCTGAACGGCGACGGATTTCCGGAGCTTCTGACGGAATCTGAGTTCTTTCTGCCTCACCTGCGCTGGTATCCGAATGTGCCCGCCGCATTTGACTACGGTGACGCGCTGGCCGCTTACGGTGTGACCGCCAGCGCCGATGGTCCGCGTCACGCCATTGACTCTGCAGCCGCCGTACTGGGAAGCGGCGTCGACGCCGAACCAGACGGTCAGCCCGACAGCAATTCTCTCGGTGATGATGCCGATGGAGCCGACGACGGTGTTGTGTTTCCGGTCGGGATCGTGCCTGGTCAGCGGAACCTGTTCGAAGTGACAGCATCCGACGCCGGCTATCTCCACGCCTGGATTGATCTCAACCACAACCTGATCTTTGAACCCAGCGAGATGATTTTCGACAATCGGCAGGTCGCCCCAGGCACGAACAGCCTGACGGTCACTGTTTCCGCCGCGACAGCACTGGCCGGTGAGACAACTGCGAGGTTCCGGCTGACGTCGCGATTCATCCGGCGGACCCCGGAGTTCAGGGACGCCAGGCCGACGGGTTTCTTCTCCGACGGTGAAGTCGAAGACTATTCCGTCACTCTCCTGCCCGGAGTTCCCGGTGTCGCTCCGCAGGTGAACCGCGGGTTTGAGATCGCCAGGCTGCCGATCCGCGTCGCATAG
- a CDS encoding c-type cytochrome, which produces MTLLVFVVTGPATADGQDDVFQSTIRPTDALTPADELKTLTVPEGFSVSLFASEPQIQKPLNMAFDAAGRLWVTMSTHYPFPAKAGEGHDSIRILEDTTGDGFADKVTVFADDLNIPIGVLPYGDGAIVFSIPDILFLRDTDGDGKADTRKKLYGPFDTTRDTHGMNNAFRRGFDGWIYACHGFNNQSTVAGTDGHAVTMISGNVYRFRPDGSRIEHFGYGQVNPFGMTIDANGDVFTSDCHTKPVTLVIRDGCYESFGRPHDGLGFVPAVMDHLHGSTAIDGLCQYQHTVFPEEYRDNMFLGNVMTCRVHRNTIVRNGSSVRMNEEPDFLIAADPWFRPVDIQIGPDGAMYVADFYNKIIGHYEVPLDHPGRDRDRGRIWRIAWTGTTDNSPAARALTQQPAAADLSQLIAMLSHRSNSIRQQAADQLVERIGTPAVPQLKQALSAVLPGADHTAVPQLLWTLSRLGAANAELLETAYQSGSQRSRIHVMRVCSETAADDRIFALIKRGLDDEDALVRRAAADAAGQHPSVLLLKAVINALATCPADDVFLRQGLRIALRNQLRDNGNAAWFTGEEQPASAVQLVVSVLPGLKTPAAGTLALSALHSGHVSDADKPTILQHAAGFAADESIPQLIAIARELPASEQDLQTTLWKSLADGFQSRQTEVPAEFREWSNQLADNILSGANPNEVQWGQYAFDNKTPVAWNFEQRQRPGSEQKSIFISSLPSGERPTGVLRSKAFVVPFSLKMYLCGHLGPPDKAPEPGNRVVLRDLESGAELASVLPPRSDIATEIEIPLAGHAGRVGYLEVIDGLDLGAYAWLAVSHISPRVVNTDEFDQGAFSRRLQSAVRILLDQQQSGVTLSETHVAMLGDITESISIDGDVRALAAKALLQHHNRSYSLDAADLLRFGSLPRSVDRLISEYASGSNEKLNSLPEADFLKYAFSEINQQLRQHLVRSLASKKHTAEMLVVLIESGVPSAEVLRDDRLAQQMNALSPEIAERVTALREKLPPASADTQQIADRIVTRLRLGEGDSEAGQALFKKHCSVCHKQANEGGVAGPQLDGIATRGAARLLEDLLTPNTNVDVAFRTSVIVLTDGRTLAGIVKPSQDGRQLTIIDVEGKAVTVGIDQVDERIDSNLSLMPANFNTILSEDDMVNLTSWLAK; this is translated from the coding sequence TTGACGCTGCTTGTATTCGTCGTCACCGGTCCCGCGACGGCTGACGGCCAGGACGATGTTTTTCAGTCGACGATTCGTCCCACGGACGCGCTGACTCCCGCTGACGAACTGAAAACTCTGACCGTTCCGGAAGGGTTTTCCGTCAGCCTGTTTGCTTCGGAACCGCAGATTCAGAAACCGCTGAACATGGCCTTCGACGCGGCCGGGCGCCTGTGGGTGACCATGTCCACTCACTATCCGTTCCCCGCAAAAGCCGGTGAAGGGCATGACTCGATTCGCATTCTGGAAGATACCACCGGCGACGGCTTCGCGGACAAGGTCACCGTGTTTGCGGATGACCTGAATATCCCAATCGGCGTGCTGCCGTACGGCGACGGAGCCATCGTGTTCAGCATCCCCGACATTCTGTTTCTCAGAGACACCGACGGCGACGGAAAGGCCGACACGCGAAAGAAGCTGTACGGGCCGTTCGACACGACGCGCGATACTCACGGCATGAACAATGCCTTCCGCCGCGGATTCGACGGATGGATCTATGCCTGCCACGGATTCAACAATCAGTCGACGGTAGCCGGAACGGACGGCCACGCCGTCACCATGATCAGCGGCAACGTGTATCGCTTTCGTCCGGACGGTTCCCGCATCGAACATTTCGGCTACGGCCAGGTCAATCCGTTCGGCATGACGATCGACGCCAACGGCGACGTCTTCACGTCCGACTGCCACACCAAACCGGTGACGCTGGTGATTCGCGACGGCTGCTATGAAAGCTTCGGCCGCCCTCACGACGGACTTGGTTTTGTTCCCGCAGTGATGGACCACCTGCACGGATCAACGGCGATCGACGGCCTGTGTCAGTATCAGCACACCGTGTTTCCGGAAGAATACCGGGACAACATGTTTCTGGGGAACGTCATGACCTGTCGCGTCCACCGGAACACCATCGTCCGCAACGGTTCGTCGGTACGCATGAATGAGGAACCCGATTTTCTGATCGCGGCGGATCCCTGGTTTCGCCCCGTCGACATTCAGATCGGACCGGACGGAGCCATGTACGTGGCGGACTTCTACAACAAGATCATTGGCCACTATGAAGTTCCGCTGGATCATCCGGGACGCGATCGCGATCGCGGCCGCATCTGGCGCATTGCCTGGACGGGCACGACCGACAACAGTCCCGCGGCACGGGCACTTACGCAACAGCCGGCAGCGGCAGACCTGTCTCAGTTGATCGCAATGCTGTCGCACCGCAGTAACTCCATCCGGCAACAGGCCGCCGATCAACTGGTCGAGCGGATCGGAACTCCGGCGGTTCCCCAACTGAAGCAGGCGCTCTCAGCAGTGCTGCCCGGAGCCGACCACACAGCGGTGCCGCAGTTGCTGTGGACTCTTTCGCGTCTTGGCGCGGCAAACGCGGAACTGCTGGAAACCGCGTATCAGTCCGGTTCGCAGCGAAGTCGAATTCATGTCATGCGTGTCTGCAGTGAGACCGCCGCCGATGACCGCATCTTCGCGCTGATCAAGCGAGGTCTGGACGACGAAGACGCGCTGGTTCGAAGAGCGGCCGCTGATGCCGCCGGACAACATCCGAGCGTCCTGTTGCTGAAGGCTGTGATCAACGCGCTGGCAACGTGTCCGGCGGATGACGTCTTTCTGCGCCAGGGCCTGCGCATCGCGCTTCGCAATCAGCTTCGTGACAATGGCAATGCGGCATGGTTCACCGGCGAAGAACAGCCCGCGTCGGCGGTGCAGCTTGTGGTCAGTGTGCTGCCGGGACTGAAAACGCCTGCGGCCGGAACTCTGGCGCTGTCCGCTCTGCACAGCGGACACGTCAGCGATGCGGACAAGCCGACCATTCTGCAACACGCGGCAGGCTTCGCGGCGGACGAATCCATTCCGCAGTTGATCGCCATCGCCCGTGAACTTCCGGCCAGCGAACAGGACCTGCAGACGACGCTGTGGAAATCGCTGGCCGACGGGTTCCAGAGTCGACAGACAGAAGTGCCCGCGGAATTTCGTGAATGGAGCAACCAGCTTGCCGACAACATCCTGTCCGGCGCAAATCCGAACGAAGTGCAGTGGGGGCAGTATGCGTTCGACAACAAGACTCCTGTTGCCTGGAACTTCGAACAGCGCCAGCGGCCGGGATCGGAACAGAAATCCATTTTCATCAGCAGTCTGCCGAGCGGTGAGCGGCCCACGGGCGTGCTGAGATCGAAGGCTTTCGTCGTGCCGTTCTCGCTGAAAATGTATCTGTGCGGACATCTGGGACCGCCCGACAAGGCTCCCGAACCCGGCAATCGCGTCGTTTTGCGAGACCTGGAATCCGGAGCCGAGCTGGCTTCGGTACTGCCGCCTCGCAGTGACATTGCCACAGAAATCGAAATCCCGCTGGCCGGCCACGCAGGGCGAGTCGGGTATCTGGAAGTCATTGACGGACTCGATCTGGGAGCCTACGCGTGGCTGGCGGTCAGCCACATTTCGCCGCGCGTTGTCAACACCGACGAATTCGACCAGGGAGCGTTCTCGCGCCGGCTTCAATCGGCGGTTCGCATTCTGCTGGATCAGCAGCAGTCCGGAGTCACTCTGTCGGAAACTCATGTTGCGATGCTGGGCGATATCACGGAATCAATTTCGATCGATGGCGACGTCCGGGCACTGGCCGCAAAGGCTCTGCTGCAACATCACAACCGAAGCTATTCTCTGGACGCCGCGGATCTGCTTCGTTTCGGAAGCCTGCCCCGATCCGTCGACCGGCTGATTTCCGAATACGCCAGCGGCTCGAACGAAAAGCTAAACAGCCTGCCGGAAGCGGATTTTCTGAAGTACGCTTTTTCGGAAATCAATCAGCAGTTGCGGCAGCACTTGGTAAGGTCTCTGGCGTCAAAAAAACACACGGCCGAAATGCTGGTCGTGTTGATTGAATCCGGCGTCCCGTCCGCGGAAGTTCTCCGCGACGACCGTCTGGCTCAGCAGATGAACGCGCTGAGTCCCGAGATTGCTGAACGAGTCACCGCGCTGCGCGAAAAACTGCCTCCCGCGTCCGCCGACACTCAGCAGATTGCCGACCGTATCGTCACGCGGCTGCGGCTGGGTGAAGGCGATTCGGAAGCCGGACAGGCACTGTTCAAAAAGCACTGTTCGGTTTGCCACAAGCAGGCTAACGAAGGAGGCGTCGCCGGCCCGCAACTGGACGGCATCGCCACTCGCGGAGCCGCCCGGCTGCTGGAAGATCTGCTGACGCCAAACACCAACGTCGATGTCGCGTTCCGGACGTCCGTGATCGTTCTGACCGACGGTCGCACCCTGGCAGGAATCGTGAAACCGTCGCAGGACGGCCGCCAACTGACGATCATTGACGTTGAAGGAAAAGCGGTGACAGTTGGCATCGATCAGGTCGACGAACGAATCGACAGCAACCTGTCCCTGATGCCCGCCAACTTCAACACCATCCTGAGCGAAGACGACATGGTCAACCTGACCTCCTGGCTCGCGAAGTAA
- a CDS encoding tetratricopeptide repeat protein — protein MVRVPARFLSAFRLKWIVAVLLLAAVAAVFGWRSAYVSWQIRSAGKLMALGSVADAAQALQTLRSAEGVENPDRTELLFLLGRASRRTGDFDAAMDYLQRAESSGWDAEQVRVQRQLAMIQRGKIDYDDSALNQLLQKNSSDAAAYEVYEALAKGYLSSYRFSDAIHCLDFWTEWCPSATDPRMWRATVWEQTERWEEANDEYRSVLKINPSHLEARQALARNLLMEQNKASDAYEEFQICLQQSPDDFNALLGTAACERQLAKPESAEKTLRALLLRPLTTEQRSNVRMELSQILMDRGDLSEAVELLTEVTQTDPLNSTAFYSLGTCWSGLGDKDKALEYFERSKRLTEQFGRLTMITTELANNPEQPDLRWEAGKILMDQGMHVEGAAWMATALIYDPRHRATHEALAEYYETIKPDQELAQRHRRMANESNDVHVN, from the coding sequence ATGGTTCGAGTTCCTGCGCGATTCCTGTCGGCGTTCCGGCTGAAGTGGATCGTGGCAGTGTTGCTGCTGGCGGCGGTTGCGGCAGTCTTTGGGTGGCGCAGCGCCTATGTTTCCTGGCAGATTCGCTCCGCGGGGAAACTCATGGCGCTGGGCAGTGTGGCGGACGCCGCGCAGGCTCTTCAGACTCTGCGATCCGCGGAAGGCGTGGAAAATCCCGACCGAACGGAATTGCTGTTTCTGCTTGGCAGAGCCAGCCGCCGAACCGGTGACTTCGACGCCGCCATGGACTACCTGCAGCGCGCGGAATCCTCCGGCTGGGATGCCGAACAGGTTCGCGTGCAGCGGCAACTGGCGATGATTCAGCGCGGGAAGATCGACTACGACGACAGCGCTCTGAATCAACTTCTGCAGAAGAACTCGTCCGATGCCGCCGCGTACGAAGTCTATGAAGCGCTGGCGAAGGGATATCTGTCGTCCTACCGGTTTTCCGACGCCATTCACTGTCTGGATTTCTGGACGGAATGGTGTCCCTCCGCGACAGATCCCCGGATGTGGCGGGCAACCGTCTGGGAGCAGACGGAACGCTGGGAAGAAGCCAACGACGAGTACCGCAGTGTTCTGAAAATCAATCCCTCACATCTGGAGGCTCGCCAGGCACTGGCCCGCAACCTGCTGATGGAACAGAACAAGGCCAGCGATGCCTACGAGGAATTTCAGATCTGCCTGCAGCAGTCACCCGACGACTTTAACGCTCTGCTGGGAACGGCTGCCTGTGAACGCCAGTTGGCGAAACCGGAAAGCGCCGAGAAGACACTTCGAGCATTGTTGCTGCGACCGCTCACCACCGAACAGCGTTCCAACGTCCGGATGGAACTGAGCCAGATTCTGATGGATCGCGGCGACCTGAGCGAAGCGGTCGAGTTGCTGACCGAAGTCACTCAGACAGACCCCCTGAACAGCACGGCGTTCTATTCTTTGGGAACATGCTGGTCCGGTCTGGGTGACAAGGACAAGGCGCTGGAGTATTTTGAACGTTCCAAACGCCTGACGGAGCAGTTTGGCAGACTCACGATGATTACCACGGAACTGGCCAACAATCCGGAACAGCCGGATCTGAGATGGGAGGCCGGAAAGATCCTGATGGACCAGGGAATGCACGTGGAGGGAGCCGCCTGGATGGCGACCGCGCTGATCTACGATCCCCGGCACCGGGCCACTCACGAGGCTCTGGCGGAGTACTACGAAACAATCAAGCCGGATCAGGAACTCGCTCAGCGCCATCGCCGCATGGCGAACGAGAGCAACGACGTACATGTGAACTAG
- a CDS encoding DUF1559 domain-containing protein has protein sequence MLLKCRKRPGFTLIELLVVIAIIAILIALLLPAVQQAREAARRTQCKNNLKQYGLAIHNYHDVHNTIPIAGGGWNPVHNPPTWQQPSNVGWQIRCLPFLEQGPLYNELDWGQNKPASQYTSGIVGYLQTQILADGQAAAWHQIPTARCPSDMSENDRIGGNAQSNYTGSPGSQRFNSQNGDPCQPYLQFIEPLFGSRAAGKSQDNNIHFVDTANPSELSGLFGRLGITIKFRDISDGLSNTIAVGETLPDCSDHTGGFWIYNGHGNTHASTAVKINDLTTCNRTSPQQILWPGCEAKNNWNIAHGFRSRHVGGAQFLLADGSVRFLSENIDHGTYQKLGGRADGGVVGEF, from the coding sequence ATGTTACTCAAGTGTCGAAAACGTCCTGGTTTCACCCTGATCGAGTTGCTGGTGGTTATCGCCATCATCGCAATTCTGATCGCATTGCTGCTGCCCGCCGTGCAGCAGGCTCGGGAGGCCGCCCGACGCACGCAATGTAAGAACAATCTCAAACAGTACGGCCTGGCGATCCACAACTATCATGACGTGCACAACACGATTCCCATCGCCGGTGGCGGCTGGAATCCGGTACACAACCCTCCGACGTGGCAGCAGCCATCGAACGTCGGCTGGCAGATTCGGTGCCTGCCGTTTCTGGAACAGGGTCCGCTGTACAACGAACTGGACTGGGGCCAGAACAAGCCCGCCAGCCAGTACACCAGTGGTATCGTCGGCTATCTGCAGACGCAGATTCTGGCAGACGGTCAGGCCGCAGCATGGCATCAGATTCCGACTGCCCGATGTCCCAGTGACATGAGCGAAAATGACCGAATCGGCGGAAATGCACAGAGCAACTACACCGGTTCGCCGGGATCGCAGCGATTCAATTCGCAGAACGGCGACCCGTGTCAGCCGTACCTGCAGTTCATTGAGCCTCTGTTCGGCTCTCGTGCTGCTGGTAAGAGCCAGGACAACAACATCCACTTCGTGGACACGGCGAATCCCAGCGAACTGTCTGGTCTGTTCGGTCGCCTGGGAATCACGATCAAGTTCCGCGACATCAGCGACGGTCTGTCGAACACGATCGCCGTTGGTGAAACTCTGCCGGACTGCTCGGACCACACCGGTGGTTTCTGGATCTACAACGGTCACGGCAACACGCATGCATCGACCGCTGTTAAGATCAACGACCTGACGACCTGTAATCGCACCAGCCCGCAGCAGATTCTGTGGCCTGGCTGTGAAGCCAAGAACAACTGGAACATCGCTCACGGTTTCCGGTCACGTCACGTCGGCGGAGCACAGTTCCTGCTGGCAGACGGTTCTGTCCGCTTCCTGAGTGAAAACATCGACCACGGCACCTACCAGAAGCTTGGTGGCCGTGCCGACGGTGGTGTTGTTGGCGAATTCTAA